In Methanocella paludicola SANAE, the sequence CGGCGATGGCAGGTGGTGGACCTCATCGAAAACGACAAGCCTGAACTTATTACCCAGCTCGGCGGCCCGGATATATGCCGTATCATAAGTCGCCACGGTTACAGGCCCTAAACGATGCTCATCGCCGCTGTAAACACCAGTATCGATGCCGAACTCATCATCCAGGCGCTCCTTCCACTGGGCCAAAAGGTCCAGCGTAGGCACGATAACGATGGCCGGGCTCGCTAAGGAAATGGCTTTCATGGCGACGTGCGTCTTTCCCGAGCCCGTCGGAAGAACCACGATACCCCACGAACCGGCCCGGTCCCACGCCTGGACGGCACGCTCCTGGTAGTCACGAAGCACCGTCCTCATGGTCAGCACAGGCGATGGCACGAGGTCGAGCACGTCGTCCTTACAGGAAAAACCGGACGAATCCACGTACGACCGGATATCCTTGTACAGGAAAGCCGGTGCCCGGTAAGCGCCCGCCCGCGAATCCCAGGCCGAGCCGGGCACCCGGACGTTGCCGTACACGAGAATAGTGCCCCGGTCGTAGGTGAGGTGTATCATCGTTACCAGAATGCGGGGTATATAAATAATCATTCTGGTCAGCGCCCGGTATTTCAGGGCACTGTACGCCGTTAATGGCCATAAAAAGGGGATATTTCGATAACTTTATGTCGGTAATAAGCGTATAGGCAGTAGAGGCGGGCAGTATGAAGATAATGTACAGGATATTGATCGTTGGAGTCCTGCTTGCGGTAGTGCTATTAACGTTCATTGATTATTTTGCCTTTCATGGCTCGATCGTATTAGGCGGCCTGGCGGACGGCCGGATCGTAAGCGTTCTGGATGATTTCATGGGCCTTTTCGAGGGGCCGCAGGGTAATTCCAACATTCTATACATGACCATCTTCGGAGCCTGCGCCACGGTGGGCATCGTCGCCATATTGTATAAGTTCATCAAGGGCTGACCATGTGATGTCGCCGACGCTTGCCGAAAGACCATAAGCTTTAAATGCATCGCGGGCTAATAGGAAATATCATGTTCGGCTTCGAGGAGTCAGACCCGGTCGTTGTCATCGGCAGAGCGCTGGGCGTTTCGGTCGTCATATCGGCGCTGATGCTGCTCACGAGCCTGGGCTTCATGTACCTGTTCTCGGGCATGAGCCTGCCGCTCTCCCTGGCCATCATCCTCGTGGTCTTTGCGATTTCTTTTATCGCTGCAACGGTTCTCCTGGATAAGGCGAGCAACGACCTGCTGGCCGCTTTCATGGGGGGCGCCGCCGTCGCCCTGAGCGTTACCGTGTTCGTCATCGCCCTGGTCTCCGGAGCATACTTTTTTATCGATAAGATGAAGATGCCGGGCCTGGACGTGCTCCTGACCGGCTTCGCCATATGCCTCATCGCCAGCCTGATCATAAATCGCCTGACGCTGAAGGTATAGTCCGCTGGAAAAATTTTGAACTAAATTCTAATTTATCCAAAAGTATACGCTTGCTTATCGACCGGTCCAGCAAGTATAAATATCTGTTAAAGCGTATATTAGCGTAGGGTTTGGATTGGAGTAGTTGAATGAGTAAAACTCATCGACACACGCTGATTTATCAGCGAAGGCCATCGATATGAGAGGCCTCGGATAATCTCCATTTTACACGCCCTTTCGGGCCGAGTCACTGGCCCACCCTCACATAAAATCGTCCGGTACTTACAAAACAGGGACGGCTTGAGCAAGTCAGCGAAAAAACGTTGTGAAAAACGCTTGAGGACGGAATGCTAAGATCGGGCAAAGGGCATCCACCCCAAACGGATGAAATGACCGCCCATAAAAGCATCCCGTCCATGTATAAATTTGGGGATGGGAAATACAATGGGAATAGATTCTGTTGTGCAAGAAGCACTGAAATACACGGAAATGGAACGTGAGTACAGGAACGACAAAGGGGAGAACACCGTAGGCAACGATTTCGAGGACTTCGGGCTGCCCCAGATCAAGATCGTCGGGTGCGGCGGTGCCGGTAACAATACCATCAACCGTCTATACAACATCGGCGTCAACGGCGCTGAGACCATTGCCGTCAACACCGATAAGCAGCACCTGGACGTCATCAAGGCCGACAAGAAGATCCTGGTGGGCAAGTCCCTGACCAGGGGCCTCGGCGCAGGCGGCTTCCCGGAGATCGGAAAGAGGGCCGCGGAATTAGCCAGAAGCACGCTGCAGGAAGTCCTGAAGGACGCAGACCTGGTCTTCATCACGGCGGGCATGGGAGGAGGAACCGGTACCGGCACGGCACCCATCGTAGCGCAGGTCGCTAAGGAGCAGGGCGCCATCGTCGTAGGCATGGTTTCCACGCCGTTCAAGGTCGAAAGGGCCAGGATGGTCAAGGCAGAAGAGGGTATCGCAGACTTAAGGTCGGCCGCTGACACGGTCATCGTGCTCGACAACAACAGGCTGCTCGAATATGTCCCGAACCTGCCCCTGGAGCAGTCGTTCTCCGTCATGGACCAGCTTATCTCTGAAACGGTCAAGGGCATTTCCGAGACCATCACGAGGCCTTCGCTCATTAACCTCGACTTCGCCGACGTTCGCGCTATCATGAACGCGGGCGGCGTCGCCGTCATGCTCGTGGGCGAGACCAAGAGCCAGGACAAGTCCGACAACGTCGTAAGGAACGCTCTCAACCACCCGCTGCTCGACGTCGACTACCGTGGCGCCACTGGTGCGTTAGTACATATCACCGGCGGCCCGGACCTGACGCTGAGAGAGGCGGAGAACATCGCCGAGTCGTTAACCTATGAGCTGGACTCCCACGCCAATGTTATCTGGGGCGCAAGGGTCCAGAAGGACTACGAGGGCAAGGTCAGAGTGCTCGCCATCATGACCGGCGTACAGTCGCCGCAGATCATGGGCAAGAACGCAAAGGGCTCCGCTATGGCATCGGACGAGATGCCGGCCGGCAGGATCCCGATGCGCGGCAACAACGCCAAGGCCTCTAAGTCCATCATCGACGTGATCAAGTGAAGGTGAACCCTTCACTTCCTTAAATTTTAAATTTTCGATATCCGTAAAAACGTAAAAGGGACGCCAAACCT encodes:
- the ftsZ gene encoding cell division protein FtsZ; this translates as MGIDSVVQEALKYTEMEREYRNDKGENTVGNDFEDFGLPQIKIVGCGGAGNNTINRLYNIGVNGAETIAVNTDKQHLDVIKADKKILVGKSLTRGLGAGGFPEIGKRAAELARSTLQEVLKDADLVFITAGMGGGTGTGTAPIVAQVAKEQGAIVVGMVSTPFKVERARMVKAEEGIADLRSAADTVIVLDNNRLLEYVPNLPLEQSFSVMDQLISETVKGISETITRPSLINLDFADVRAIMNAGGVAVMLVGETKSQDKSDNVVRNALNHPLLDVDYRGATGALVHITGGPDLTLREAENIAESLTYELDSHANVIWGARVQKDYEGKVRVLAIMTGVQSPQIMGKNAKGSAMASDEMPAGRIPMRGNNAKASKSIIDVIK